A genomic segment from candidate division TA06 bacterium encodes:
- the sucC gene encoding ADP-forming succinate--CoA ligase subunit beta, which produces MNIHEYQARQLLRDHGIPVKPDFMATSVDEVEQKLSRLIGPPWIIKAQAHTGGRGKAGGVKLAKSRDEALAHSKNILGMTLVTPQTGPKGKLVRRIMVAEDTRIAKEYYLGFLADRATASYIFIGSTEGGVEIEKVAAETPDKIIKVSVDPVSGYRAYHGTEMSRKLGFKGALAKQLGQVMSGMYQLFISKDASLVEINPLVRTPEDTLFALDAKVTFDDNGLARHSEIASLRDIDEEDPNEVLASKHDLSYIKLDGTIGCLVNGAGLAMATMDIVKHYGGSPANFLDVGGSASTEKVTEAFKIILSDPNVRGILVNIFGGIMKCDVIAEGIVAASKTLGVKVPIVARLDGTNVEQGKKILAGSGLKIIPASSLGEAAQLIVKEATSPLR; this is translated from the coding sequence ATGAACATTCACGAATACCAAGCCCGCCAGCTGCTGCGCGATCACGGGATCCCGGTCAAGCCGGATTTCATGGCCACCAGCGTTGACGAAGTGGAACAAAAACTGTCCCGGCTGATCGGCCCGCCCTGGATCATCAAGGCCCAGGCCCACACCGGGGGACGGGGCAAGGCTGGCGGGGTCAAGCTGGCCAAGTCCAGGGACGAGGCGCTGGCCCACTCAAAAAACATCCTAGGCATGACGCTGGTAACACCCCAGACCGGGCCCAAGGGGAAACTGGTCCGCCGGATAATGGTGGCCGAGGATACCCGCATCGCCAAGGAATACTATCTGGGCTTTTTGGCCGACCGAGCCACCGCCAGCTACATCTTCATCGGCTCCACCGAGGGCGGAGTGGAGATCGAAAAAGTGGCGGCGGAAACGCCGGACAAGATCATCAAGGTGTCGGTCGATCCGGTATCAGGCTACCGTGCCTACCACGGAACGGAGATGTCCCGGAAACTGGGATTCAAAGGCGCTTTGGCCAAGCAGCTGGGCCAGGTGATGTCCGGGATGTACCAGCTGTTCATTTCCAAGGACGCCTCATTGGTGGAGATCAACCCTCTGGTGCGGACGCCGGAGGATACGCTGTTTGCGCTGGACGCCAAGGTCACCTTCGACGACAACGGCCTGGCCCGGCATTCCGAGATCGCCAGCCTGCGGGACATTGACGAGGAGGACCCCAACGAGGTGCTGGCTTCCAAACACGACCTCAGCTACATCAAGCTGGACGGGACCATCGGCTGCCTGGTCAACGGGGCCGGCCTGGCCATGGCCACCATGGACATCGTCAAGCATTACGGCGGCAGCCCAGCCAACTTTCTCGATGTCGGAGGTTCCGCCTCGACGGAAAAGGTGACCGAGGCTTTCAAGATAATTTTGTCCGATCCCAACGTCCGGGGCATACTGGTGAACATCTTCGGCGGGATCATGAAATGCGACGTGATAGCCGAGGGGATAGTGGCGGCGTCCAAGACCCTGGGCGTGAAAGTGCCGATCGTGGCCCGGCTGGACGGCAC
- a CDS encoding hydroxyacid dehydrogenase, which produces MNKPSEVILIQTLGVPRELVQQRFAEILPDHMLVWKGSELAEGKPLAELVGGAKYLITGSLPIDGQTIRNCALSMISVSFTGYDHVDLAACKEKGIAVYNTPGYSTDSVAELALGLALSILRKIPRGDAHARQTEQKFFAFPDGVELKGKTVGIVGTGATGLAAAKLFAAFGCKVLGYNRVKKDEFQKLGGIYCELDDLLKRSDIVSLHLALNAGTKHIMNAERLALMKPSAYLINTARGGLIDEAALAQALNDGKLAGAGLDVFGSEPTNPDNPLLTAKNTVLTPHLGYKTHEALLRKLEVTFRNIADFEKGIETNRVA; this is translated from the coding sequence ATGAACAAACCATCAGAGGTCATACTTATCCAGACGCTGGGCGTGCCCCGGGAACTGGTGCAGCAGCGGTTTGCTGAGATCCTGCCAGATCATATGCTGGTCTGGAAGGGCTCCGAGCTGGCCGAAGGCAAGCCGCTGGCCGAGCTGGTGGGCGGCGCCAAGTACCTGATCACAGGCAGTTTACCGATAGACGGCCAGACCATCCGCAACTGCGCGCTGTCAATGATCTCCGTCTCCTTTACCGGGTACGACCACGTGGACTTGGCGGCCTGCAAAGAGAAGGGGATCGCGGTCTACAACACGCCGGGGTATTCCACCGACTCGGTGGCCGAGCTGGCGCTGGGCCTGGCGTTGTCGATTCTTCGCAAGATCCCCAGGGGCGACGCCCACGCCCGCCAGACCGAACAGAAGTTCTTTGCTTTTCCGGATGGCGTGGAGCTCAAAGGAAAAACCGTGGGCATAGTAGGCACCGGGGCCACCGGGCTGGCCGCGGCAAAACTGTTCGCCGCCTTTGGCTGCAAGGTGCTGGGTTACAACCGGGTCAAGAAGGATGAGTTCCAGAAGCTGGGCGGGATATATTGCGAGTTAGATGATCTGTTAAAACGCTCGGACATAGTTTCCCTGCACCTGGCGCTTAACGCCGGGACCAAGCATATCATGAACGCGGAGCGGCTAGCATTGATGAAACCCTCGGCCTACCTGATCAACACCGCCCGGGGCGGGCTGATCGACGAGGCGGCTTTGGCCCAAGCCCTCAACGACGGGAAACTGGCCGGCGCCGGTCTGGACGTGTTCGGAAGCGAGCCGACAAACCCGGACAACCCCCTCTTGACCGCCAAGAACACAGTGCTGACCCCGCATTTGGGATATAAGACGCATGAGGCGCTGTTGAGGAAGCTGGAAGTGACGTTCAGGAATATTGCGGATTTTGAGAAGGGAATTGAGACAAATAGGGTGGCATAG
- a CDS encoding NUDIX domain-containing protein: MEKSFNDSYIGQLRKLVGSKKLIVAGVRAVVRNKEGKILLIHRKDTNRWGMPAGSVELGESVTEALKREVKEETGLNVESAEPFAVYSEPKYSVTYPNGDQTQIFVIVFRVDEWSGELIGENDESLSCDFFGLDDLPDTHEAYIETLNDLKNYNGRFIVK; the protein is encoded by the coding sequence ATGGAAAAGTCATTCAACGATTCTTATATAGGTCAACTAAGAAAACTGGTAGGTAGTAAGAAGCTGATCGTTGCCGGGGTAAGGGCCGTTGTCAGGAATAAAGAAGGAAAGATTCTTCTGATCCACAGGAAAGACACCAATAGGTGGGGTATGCCCGCAGGTTCGGTTGAGCTGGGAGAATCGGTCACAGAAGCGCTCAAACGGGAAGTCAAAGAAGAAACCGGACTGAATGTTGAATCGGCCGAACCGTTTGCAGTATATTCCGAACCAAAATATTCTGTTACCTATCCCAATGGCGACCAAACGCAGATATTTGTCATCGTTTTTCGGGTTGATGAATGGAGTGGTGAACTGATCGGAGAAAATGATGAAAGCCTGAGCTGCGACTTCTTTGGTTTGGACGATCTGCCGGATACACATGAAGCATATATAGAAACTTTAAATGACCTGAAAAATTATAATGGTCGTTTTATAGTCAAATAG
- a CDS encoding fumarate hydratase C-terminal domain-containing protein translates to MKAKRISLPLGGDEVSRLKSGDRVLISGELFTARDAVHQRFHKLLAMGRKLPVDLKGQTLFYAGPVPAPRGKVIGSIGPTTSGRMDAYTPLLLAKAGLKAMIGKGRRSPEVIEAIKKNKAVYFAATGGAAALLAQTVVRAETVLFAELGPEAVLKLTVKDLPAVVAVDCLGRDVYEEGPKKFRKL, encoded by the coding sequence ATGAAGGCGAAAAGAATATCCCTCCCGCTGGGCGGGGACGAGGTCAGCCGGCTTAAAAGCGGCGACCGGGTGCTGATCTCGGGCGAACTGTTCACGGCCAGGGATGCGGTGCACCAAAGGTTCCATAAGCTGTTAGCCATGGGCCGTAAGCTTCCGGTAGATCTTAAGGGCCAGACCTTGTTCTACGCCGGGCCGGTCCCGGCCCCCAGGGGAAAGGTGATCGGCAGCATCGGGCCCACCACCAGCGGAAGGATGGATGCCTACACTCCCTTGCTTTTGGCTAAGGCCGGGCTGAAGGCCATGATCGGCAAGGGGCGGCGCAGTCCGGAAGTGATCGAAGCCATCAAGAAGAACAAAGCGGTGTATTTTGCCGCCACCGGCGGCGCGGCGGCCTTGCTGGCCCAAACGGTGGTCAGGGCGGAAACAGTCCTGTTTGCCGAACTGGGCCCGGAGGCCGTGCTAAAGCTGACAGTGAAAGATCTTCCGGCGGTAGTGGCGGTGGACTGCCTGGGCCGGGATGTTTACGAAGAAGGGCCGAAGAAATTTAGAAAACTATAA
- a CDS encoding fumarate hydratase — protein MRAIGCDTIATAVEKMCRVANGVLPKDTEKALDKALKIEKSPLGRDILEQCLLNAKIAKTQKMPVCQDTGLAVFFVKQGKDVEIKGGPLHDAINKGVANACRLGFLRASCVNDPVFARRNTGNNVPAIIHIEQVPGGRLEINYMPKGGGAENTSRLAMLKPSDGEQGILSFVSETVIQAGANPCPPTVVGVGIGGNFERCALLAKKALMWPVGKANPDKRYDQLEKKILKAINSSGLGPQGLGGTVSCLGVHIEHEPCHMSSLPVAVNINCHAHRHQTVVL, from the coding sequence ATGAGGGCCATAGGATGCGACACCATCGCAACTGCGGTGGAGAAGATGTGCCGGGTGGCCAACGGCGTTCTGCCTAAGGACACCGAAAAGGCTTTGGACAAAGCTCTGAAAATAGAAAAGTCACCGCTGGGCCGGGACATCCTGGAACAATGTCTTTTGAATGCCAAAATTGCCAAAACCCAAAAGATGCCGGTCTGCCAGGACACGGGACTGGCGGTGTTTTTCGTAAAACAGGGAAAGGATGTGGAGATAAAAGGCGGCCCGCTCCATGACGCAATAAACAAAGGTGTGGCCAACGCCTGCCGCCTTGGTTTTCTTCGCGCCTCCTGCGTTAACGATCCGGTCTTTGCCCGCAGGAACACGGGCAACAATGTTCCGGCCATCATCCACATAGAGCAGGTTCCCGGCGGCAGGCTGGAGATAAATTATATGCCCAAGGGCGGCGGGGCCGAGAACACCAGCCGGCTGGCCATGCTAAAACCTTCGGACGGCGAACAAGGCATTCTCTCCTTTGTGTCCGAGACCGTGATCCAGGCCGGGGCCAACCCCTGTCCCCCGACGGTGGTGGGAGTGGGGATCGGCGGGAATTTTGAGCGCTGTGCGCTGCTGGCCAAAAAAGCGTTGATGTGGCCGGTGGGAAAAGCCAACCCGGACAAAAGATACGACCAACTGGAAAAGAAGATCCTGAAAGCGATCAATTCTTCCGGCCTGGGGCCGCAGGGGCTGGGCGGGACCGTTTCTTGTTTGGGCGTGCACATAGAGCACGAGCCCTGCCACATGTCCAGCCTGCCGGTGGCGGTGAACATCAACTGCCATGCGCACAGGCACCAGACGGTGGTATTGTGA
- a CDS encoding NADP-dependent malic enzyme: MRHRNMDIELKNIDELFPRDLTPDQVNSAKTLFLKELSLSLHRHYGGKMMTLPKAGLYGNNWFNLWYTPGVSGVSTAIRDDQQASFDLSNRGNLVAVVSDSTRVLGDGDCGPAGGLGVMEGKAFLMKYLGGVDAVALCMDSRDQNGKPDAQKIIDFVKMAQPSFGAVNLEDISQPNCYQVLDTLREECGIPVWHDDAQGTGCVTLAGLINALKLAGKELSDVKIVFYGAGAANTTIFQLVMAAGGKPDNCVMFDIDGSLGLHRQDIRNDTRYYQQWEICQRSKVVNDIKVENALKGADVLISLSKSGPGVIKPEWIAGMAPRSIVFACANPVPEIYPSEALAAGAFIVATGRGDFPNQVNNSLGFPGILKGALLARASNITDNMAIVAARAIAEFAEDSGLRPERIVSSMEEWEMFPKVAAEVAAQAVKDGVARSPLTKAEVYNKARQDISEARAVIHGLMDHGFIKKPPMELLEKALEKAVARVRAGGAK, translated from the coding sequence ATGCGGCATCGAAATATGGACATTGAACTTAAGAACATAGATGAACTTTTCCCCCGGGATCTCACCCCGGATCAGGTGAATTCCGCCAAGACCCTGTTCCTGAAGGAGCTTTCATTAAGCCTGCACCGGCATTACGGTGGGAAGATGATGACCCTGCCCAAGGCCGGGCTATACGGGAACAACTGGTTCAACCTCTGGTACACGCCCGGGGTCTCCGGCGTCTCCACCGCCATCCGGGACGACCAGCAGGCCTCCTTTGACCTTTCCAACCGGGGCAACCTGGTGGCGGTGGTCTCGGATTCCACCCGGGTGCTGGGCGACGGCGACTGCGGCCCGGCCGGCGGCTTGGGGGTGATGGAAGGCAAGGCTTTTCTGATGAAGTACCTGGGCGGGGTGGACGCGGTGGCTTTGTGCATGGACAGCCGGGATCAAAACGGTAAGCCCGATGCCCAGAAGATCATCGATTTTGTAAAGATGGCTCAGCCCAGTTTCGGGGCGGTCAACCTGGAGGACATCTCCCAGCCCAACTGCTATCAGGTGCTGGACACCCTGCGCGAGGAATGCGGCATCCCGGTTTGGCACGACGACGCCCAAGGTACCGGCTGCGTGACCCTGGCCGGGCTGATCAACGCCCTGAAGCTGGCCGGCAAGGAACTTTCGGATGTCAAAATAGTATTTTACGGGGCCGGAGCCGCCAACACCACCATCTTCCAGCTGGTGATGGCCGCCGGAGGGAAGCCGGATAACTGCGTGATGTTTGACATTGACGGCTCACTGGGCCTGCACCGGCAGGATATCAGGAACGACACCAGATACTACCAGCAATGGGAGATCTGCCAACGGTCAAAGGTTGTAAATGATATAAAGGTTGAAAATGCCTTAAAGGGGGCGGATGTCCTGATCTCGCTTTCAAAGTCCGGGCCGGGTGTGATCAAGCCCGAATGGATAGCGGGGATGGCCCCAAGATCTATCGTCTTTGCCTGCGCCAACCCGGTGCCGGAGATCTATCCCAGCGAAGCCCTGGCGGCCGGGGCTTTCATCGTAGCTACAGGCAGAGGCGATTTCCCCAACCAGGTCAACAATTCCCTGGGCTTTCCCGGCATCCTCAAAGGCGCACTGCTGGCCAGGGCCTCCAATATCACCGACAACATGGCCATCGTTGCCGCCCGCGCCATAGCGGAATTCGCTGAAGACTCAGGTCTTAGGCCGGAGCGCATAGTCTCCTCCATGGAAGAATGGGAGATGTTCCCCAAGGTGGCCGCCGAGGTAGCCGCCCAGGCGGTCAAAGACGGAGTGGCCCGCAGCCCTTTGACCAAAGCCGAAGTGTACAACAAGGCCCGGCAGGATATCAGCGAGGCCCGGGCGGTAATCCACGGCCTGATGGACCACGGGTTCATCAAGAAGCCGCCGATGGAACTGCTGGAAAAGGCCCTGGAGAAGGCGGTGGCCCGGGTCCGGGCCGGAGGGGCAAAATGA
- a CDS encoding YigZ family protein, whose translation MEQAFNQINPFVVDRKSKYAVTSFPVTSEEDFKEKLKLLLKDKKFRSADHNIAAYRILSPEGRLLEYKNDGYNSPSKETGAGVMMLEIMRQKKAENLCIVVTRWYGGIHLGADRFKHVREATIKILEG comes from the coding sequence GTGGAACAAGCTTTTAATCAAATAAACCCCTTTGTGGTGGACCGCAAGTCCAAATACGCCGTCACCTCTTTTCCGGTGACTTCGGAGGAAGATTTCAAGGAAAAGCTCAAACTGCTTTTGAAGGACAAGAAATTCCGCAGCGCCGACCACAACATCGCGGCTTACCGCATCCTAAGCCCGGAGGGCAGACTGCTGGAATACAAGAACGACGGCTACAATTCTCCGTCAAAAGAAACCGGGGCCGGGGTGATGATGCTGGAGATCATGCGCCAGAAAAAGGCCGAGAACCTCTGCATCGTGGTCACCCGCTGGTACGGGGGGATCCACCTGGGGGCCGACCGGTTCAAGCACGTCCGGGAGGCAACCATTAAAATACTGGAAGGTTAA
- a CDS encoding YchF/TatD family DNA exonuclease, which yields MSKNTLIDTHAHLNNKDFNGDLSQVIDRAKAAGVEYIINIGYDLRSSHRAVELAEKYDCCYAAVGVHPHDAKTLDQEVFQHLGELAKNPKVVAVGEMGLDFHRNLSPRDIQIEAFKKQLAWAETLNLPVVVHDREAHPETMDILKDHPELKVVLHCFAGDAEMTKEAKRRGYLLSIGGPVTFKNSKHLPEVLRTLGLEGLMLETDCPYLGPEPHRGARNEPAYLPLIARKVSELLDPLTYDDVCRVTTVNAKKFFNIGKIDPAKIAYQIRDSLYLNITNRCTNACVFCIRQKTDFIKGHNLRLGREPDLQEVVGAIGDPSRYKEVVFCGYGEPLLRLDLVKQVAGWLKERKAWVRINTNGQGSLIAGRNIVPELKGLVDEVSISLNVHDSETYDRICPSRFGSAAYQAVKDFAVECRKAGIKTTVTVMDMPGVDIEACKTIVKELGVGIRIRHYDVVG from the coding sequence ATGTCTAAAAATACCCTCATCGACACCCACGCCCACCTGAACAACAAGGACTTCAACGGCGACCTGAGCCAGGTAATAGACCGGGCTAAGGCTGCCGGGGTGGAATATATCATCAACATCGGCTATGACCTCCGGTCCAGCCACCGGGCGGTGGAGCTGGCTGAGAAGTACGACTGCTGCTACGCCGCGGTGGGCGTGCATCCCCACGATGCCAAGACCCTTGACCAGGAAGTGTTCCAGCACCTGGGCGAGCTGGCCAAGAACCCCAAAGTGGTGGCCGTCGGCGAGATGGGCCTGGATTTCCATAGGAACCTGTCGCCCCGGGACATTCAGATAGAGGCCTTCAAAAAACAGCTGGCCTGGGCGGAAACCCTGAACCTGCCGGTGGTGGTCCACGACCGGGAGGCGCATCCGGAGACCATGGACATCCTGAAAGACCATCCGGAACTGAAGGTGGTGCTCCATTGTTTTGCCGGCGATGCGGAGATGACCAAAGAGGCCAAACGGCGGGGATACCTGCTATCTATAGGCGGGCCGGTGACCTTCAAGAATTCCAAGCATCTGCCGGAAGTACTGAGAACATTGGGTCTGGAAGGATTGATGCTGGAGACCGACTGCCCCTACCTGGGCCCGGAACCGCACCGGGGAGCCCGCAACGAGCCGGCCTACCTGCCCCTGATAGCCCGAAAAGTCTCGGAACTGCTCGATCCCCTCACCTACGATGACGTCTGCAGGGTGACCACGGTCAACGCCAAGAAATTCTTCAACATCGGAAAGATCGACCCCGCCAAGATCGCCTACCAGATCCGGGACTCCCTCTATCTCAACATCACCAACCGCTGCACCAACGCCTGCGTGTTCTGCATCCGCCAGAAGACGGACTTCATCAAGGGGCACAACTTAAGACTAGGACGGGAGCCCGACCTCCAGGAAGTGGTGGGCGCCATAGGCGACCCCTCCAGATACAAGGAAGTGGTGTTCTGCGGCTACGGCGAGCCGCTTTTAAGGCTGGACCTGGTCAAGCAGGTTGCCGGCTGGCTCAAGGAGCGGAAGGCCTGGGTCCGCATCAACACCAACGGCCAGGGCAGCCTGATAGCCGGGCGCAACATCGTGCCGGAGCTTAAAGGCCTGGTGGACGAGGTCTCCATCAGCCTCAACGTCCACGACAGCGAGACCTACGACAGGATCTGCCCCAGCCGCTTCGGCAGCGCCGCCTACCAAGCGGTCAAGGATTTTGCGGTGGAGTGCCGCAAGGCCGGCATCAAGACCACAGTCACTGTCATGGACATGCCGGGGGTGGACATAGAAGCCTGTAAGACAATTGTCAAGGAGCTTGGTGTTGGCATCCGGATCAGACATTACGACGTAGTGGGGTGA
- the rsmA gene encoding ribosomal RNA small subunit methyltransferase A, with translation MSPAPLKKYGQHFLISPAAVQKIIDAAALSPKDAVLEIGPGRGVLTGLLAAKASSVLAVEVDTRLSEELKRELSSCQNLTILNKDFLKLDLPQILDDQGIKKFKVVANLPYYITTPILERLFLVRDRIESIVVMVQREMADRMAARPGTDFGSFSVFVQYHVKVDKLFEVPPVAFFPPPKVTSTVIRLTPHQHPLVKVRDEEAFFKFVQKTFSQRRKMLRAIFRQAFKIGDSGLEPLAAKSGIDLSRRPQTVSLSEFARLYECFEENIKEIQA, from the coding sequence ATGAGCCCTGCCCCCTTAAAAAAATACGGCCAGCATTTTTTGATCTCGCCGGCGGCAGTTCAGAAGATAATAGACGCCGCCGCCCTGAGCCCCAAGGACGCAGTGCTGGAGATCGGCCCGGGCCGGGGGGTATTGACCGGCCTGCTGGCGGCCAAGGCCTCCTCGGTGCTGGCGGTGGAAGTGGATACCAGATTGTCCGAAGAATTGAAAAGAGAGCTTTCTTCCTGCCAGAACCTTACGATCCTGAACAAGGATTTTTTGAAGCTGGACCTGCCGCAAATACTGGATGATCAAGGCATAAAAAAATTCAAAGTGGTGGCCAATCTGCCCTATTACATCACCACCCCCATCCTGGAACGCTTGTTTTTGGTCCGGGACCGGATCGAAAGCATTGTGGTGATGGTCCAGCGCGAGATGGCCGACCGGATGGCGGCCCGGCCCGGCACCGACTTCGGATCCTTTTCCGTCTTTGTGCAATATCACGTCAAAGTGGACAAGCTGTTCGAAGTGCCGCCCGTCGCCTTCTTTCCCCCGCCCAAGGTGACGTCTACGGTCATCCGGCTGACCCCGCACCAGCATCCTCTGGTAAAAGTAAGGGACGAAGAAGCTTTCTTCAAATTCGTCCAAAAAACATTTTCCCAGCGCCGCAAGATGCTGCGGGCCATTTTCCGCCAGGCCTTTAAGATCGGGGACTCCGGCCTGGAACCCCTGGCCGCCAAGAGCGGGATCGACCTAAGCCGCCGCCCCCAGACTGTTTCCCTGTCCGAATTTGCCAGACTGTATGAATGTTTTGAAGAAAACATAAAGGAGATCCAGGCATGA
- a CDS encoding decaprenyl-phosphate phosphoribosyltransferase, which yields MSPKILLSALRPKQWTKNLVLFAGLIFSQNLGHPVMLAKTLASFALFCLLSGSVYIFNDLADIERDRLHPKKKLRPVASGALSAKTALLLGLGLGFFSLAASFYVNFLFGLSALAYFVLMLLYSFVLKKLVIIDVFVIAAGFVLRAVAGAEAIAVPISEWLLICVILLALFLALAKRRQEQVHLTSEAPGHRTVLTEYPQKFLDQMISVVTAAAVVCYSLYTLSPETTAKFGNSNLKYTIPFVLYGIFRYLYLIYRKEEGQSPELALLTDAWLLGDLVLYVITVWLAIYL from the coding sequence ATGAGCCCCAAGATCCTATTAAGCGCTCTGCGCCCCAAACAATGGACCAAAAACCTGGTGCTTTTCGCCGGGCTGATCTTCTCCCAGAACCTGGGCCACCCGGTGATGCTGGCCAAGACCTTGGCTTCATTTGCCTTGTTCTGCCTGCTTTCCGGCTCGGTCTATATTTTCAACGACCTGGCCGACATTGAACGCGACCGTCTGCATCCGAAAAAAAAACTGCGGCCCGTGGCCAGCGGCGCCCTGTCCGCCAAAACGGCATTGCTGCTGGGATTGGGGCTTGGTTTTTTCTCTCTGGCCGCTTCTTTTTACGTTAATTTTCTTTTCGGGCTGTCGGCCCTGGCTTATTTTGTCCTGATGCTGCTTTACAGCTTCGTTTTGAAAAAACTGGTGATCATAGACGTCTTCGTGATCGCCGCCGGATTCGTGCTGCGAGCGGTGGCCGGAGCCGAGGCCATAGCGGTGCCTATCTCGGAATGGCTGCTGATCTGCGTGATCCTGCTGGCCTTGTTCCTGGCCCTGGCCAAAAGGCGGCAGGAACAGGTTCATTTGACCTCCGAGGCTCCCGGCCACCGGACGGTCTTGACCGAGTATCCCCAAAAATTTTTGGACCAGATGATCTCCGTGGTCACCGCCGCCGCCGTGGTCTGCTACAGCCTTTACACCTTGTCCCCCGAGACCACTGCCAAGTTCGGCAACAGCAACCTAAAATACACCATTCCCTTTGTGCTTTACGGGATCTTCCGGTACCTTTACCTGATCTACCGGAAAGAAGAGGGCCAAAGCCCGGAGCTGGCGCTGTTGACCGATGCCTGGCTGTTGGGAGACCTGGTGCTTTATGTGATTACCGTCTGGCTGGCTATATACTTGTAA
- the rpsU gene encoding 30S ribosomal protein S21, translating to MRDSDSFEKALRIFKRKCIKEGLLADMRKGEFFSKPSVRKKVKSAKARSRKARFGM from the coding sequence ATTCGCGACAGTGATTCCTTTGAAAAGGCATTAAGAATCTTCAAACGCAAGTGCATTAAAGAAGGTTTGCTTGCCGATATGCGCAAGGGTGAGTTCTTCAGCAAGCCCAGCGTCAGGAAAAAAGTCAAATCGGCCAAGGCCAGAAGCCGCAAAGCCAGATTTGGAATGTAG
- a CDS encoding M23 family metallopeptidase — protein MKKRERYVSIFIVPHHKGTQKELEFSYTALRWLGILGAVLLLGAVLLVVNYGHIYWRAGQYELMKKRQEEMETQFGKLSELNAEIYRLKAVENKLNVMLGVPRQPDTLNLEQITAHVPAAGDTAAAGQPMAVLPAESRRSNVPAIMPCKGWISAGMTPGHTGVDIAAREGDPVWAAADGEVSFAGWDNYFGNKIEIKHSDKLTTLYGHNAKLLIKVGDTVKQGQVIALVGTTGQSSGPHLHYEVHLNGQTVDPANYLVNK, from the coding sequence ATGAAAAAACGGGAAAGATACGTTTCCATATTCATAGTTCCGCACCACAAAGGCACCCAGAAGGAGCTGGAGTTCTCCTATACCGCTCTGCGCTGGCTGGGTATTTTGGGTGCGGTTCTTTTGCTGGGCGCGGTCCTTTTGGTGGTCAATTATGGCCATATTTACTGGCGGGCCGGGCAGTACGAATTGATGAAGAAACGCCAAGAGGAGATGGAGACCCAATTCGGGAAGTTGAGCGAGCTGAACGCCGAGATATACCGGCTTAAGGCGGTGGAAAACAAGCTGAATGTGATGCTGGGCGTTCCCCGCCAGCCCGACACCCTTAATTTGGAACAGATCACCGCCCATGTTCCGGCCGCCGGGGATACGGCCGCAGCCGGGCAGCCCATGGCTGTCCTTCCGGCGGAATCCCGGCGCAGCAACGTGCCGGCCATCATGCCCTGCAAGGGATGGATCTCCGCCGGTATGACGCCGGGCCACACCGGAGTGGACATCGCCGCCCGCGAGGGCGATCCGGTGTGGGCTGCGGCCGACGGGGAGGTATCTTTTGCCGGCTGGGACAACTATTTCGGCAATAAAATTGAGATCAAGCACAGTGATAAATTAACCACCCTTTACGGGCATAATGCCAAACTTCTGATCAAGGTGGGAGACACGGTAAAACAGGGCCAGGTAATAGCTTTGGTGGGAACAACCGGACAAAGTTCGGGTCCCCATCTGCATTATGAGGTTCACCTTAACGGACAAACGGTAGATCCGGCTAACTATTTGGTAAACAAATAG